The following are encoded in a window of Castanea sativa cultivar Marrone di Chiusa Pesio chromosome 9, ASM4071231v1 genomic DNA:
- the LOC142611022 gene encoding cytochrome P450 81Q32-like, whose translation MEDMLLYSSLSLLLLLAIAFKFLLQTRTKHKHHPPSPPSLPIVGHLHLIKKPLHRTLYHFSQKYGNIFSLRFGSQLVVIVSSPSAVEECFTKNDIILANRPRFLAIKHITYSHNTVAATSYGDHWRNLRRITALEIFSTNRLNMFLGIRRDEVKHLLCKLSRNSCQGFAKVELNSMFSELTFNIIIRMVAGKRYYGEDVKDEEEARQFWGIMKEIARSRGPSNPKEFVPLLRWIDRRSCEKRLMKLANRADAFLQGLIDEKRSKEEKGNTMIDHLLSLQKSQPEYYTDQIIKGLIQGLLSAGTKTSAVTLEWAMSNLLNHSQVLNKARVELDNQIGQEKLISELDVSKLHYLQNIILETLRLYPAAPLLLPHMSSEDCTIGGYDVPRETMLLVNAWAIHRDPNIWDDATSFKPERFESGKSDVNKLMPFGLGRRACPGEGLAQRTVGLTLGSLIQCFEWERISKEEVDMVEGNGFTMPKAVALEAMCRARPIITKILSMSEDEF comes from the exons ATGGAAGACATGTTGCTATACTCAtccctctctcttcttctcctccttgCAATAGCTTTCAAGTTCTTGCTCCAAACaagaacaaaacacaaacaccaccCACCAAGCCCACCTTCTCTACCAATTGTAGGCCATCTCCATCTCATTAAGAAACCCCTCCATCGTACTTTATACCACTTTTCACAAAAATATGGTAACATCTTCTCTCTACGATTTGGGTCCCAACTCGTGGTCATTGTATCATCTCCATCTGCAGTTGAAGAATGCTTTACCAAGAACGACATCATTTTAGCCAATCGTCCTCGCTTCCTAGCCATCAAGCACATTACCTACAGCCACAACACCGTGGCAGCAACTTCTTATGGAGACCATTGGCGCAACCTTCGCCGCATCACTGCCTTAGAAATCTTCTCAACAAATCGTCTCAACATGTTTCTTGGCATCCGAAGAGATGAAGTCAAGCACTTGCTATGCAAGCTGTCACGAAACTCGTGCCAAGGTTTTGCTAAGGTAGAATTGAATTCAATGTTCTCAGAGCTGACATTTAACATCATAATAAGAATGGTGGCAGGAAAGAGATACTATGGGGAGGACGTGAAAGACGAGGAAGAAGCAAGGCAATTTTGGGGGATAATGAAAGAGATAGCAAGGTCAAGAGGGCCCTCAAATCCAAAAGAGTTTGTGCCCTTGTTGCGGTGGATTGATCGTAGGAGTTGTGAAAAAAGATTGATGAAACTAGCCAACAGGGCAGACGCATTCTTGCAAGGTCTTATTGATGAGAAGAGGAGTAAGGAAGAGAAGGGGAACACTATGATCGATCATCTGCTTTCTTTGCAAAAATCACAGCCTGAATACTACACGGATCAAATTATTAAAGGGCTTATACAG GGCTTGTTATCTGCTGGGACTAAAACATCGGCAGTCACATTAGAGTGGGCAATGTCCAATTTACTCAATCATTCTCAAGTGTTGAACAAGGCTAGGGTTGAGCTGGATAATCAAATTGGACAAGAAAAATTAATCAGTGAACTGGATGTCTCTAAATTGcactatctacaaaatataaTCTTGGAGACTCTTAGATTGTATCCTGCAGCCCCATTGCTTTTACCCCATATGTCCTCTGAAGATTGTACAATTGGAGGATATGATGTTCCACGTGAGACAATGTTATTGGTTAATGCATGGGCCATACATAGAGATCCTAATATATGGGATGATGCAACTAGTTTTAAGCCTGAGAGATTTGAAAGTGGAAAGAGTGATGTAAACAAGTTAATGCCATTTGGACTAGGAAGGAGGGCTTGTCCCGGGGAAGGCCTTGCCCAACGCACAGTAGGCTTGACATTGGGGTCATTAATTCAGTGTTTTGAGTGGGAAAGGATAAGTAAAGAAGAAGTTGACATGGTTGAAGGTAATGGGTTCACCATGCCCAAAGCTGTGGCATTGGAAGCCATGTGCAGAGCACGCCCGATTATAACTAAGATTCTTTCTATGTCTGAGGATGAGTTTTGA